One window of Triticum dicoccoides isolate Atlit2015 ecotype Zavitan chromosome 5A, WEW_v2.0, whole genome shotgun sequence genomic DNA carries:
- the LOC119297345 gene encoding uncharacterized protein LOC119297345, with protein MSSSRSRAAVVDEGIAKTAAREWVGWEEEVVLGHDDGEKRKVCYYLLRAAPQDSGKSERDLAVVGKYWGPGNIAYSADVQFLLSLETALESGSAFARLVTLASEITGLRWKSRREIMDWLTSLVSDPPYGAFGLTCPDHHDGGSAASKVILATAGENKEGFTWICKLPNLDQRRKHYKSFWRGRLRISVHDFVFIKGGGRESHVAYVEDMYEDASGKKMVLARWFEEQDGEHGAVLPPDLYRMEIFFGYGLQDLRVEFVEAVVPVLNPEHFEMFKKIHGGRSSWQPFVCRRQIEDETVGPFDIAQQLQGYANQEIVKAIVAASSSTMVQAKPPNNNKGKAAITSLVAENHAGSSSAAIINDKTMQKHMQKPPPCSATPSSTVISDKTMEKQKPPACSATPSSSSSVMGDKAMEKQKEKEMPPPCSAAPHSVTIGQTVGSSVVPRSVVNCQATAQNQPPLSGTSNAAASDVSTMVNPAEKMFQPGVRLEALSQDSSVRGCWFKCVVLKRNEKNDKIWVRYQDLRKPEGKGQLKEWLKVARTAEPDRLGIRLAKRPMLRPQLPSCYRKIESPVDIGVIVDAWLNGGWWEGIVLQQETAGHVKVYLQGEGRLVEFKVDALRKSFEWREEQWMPLDARQDVAAKITLDLKKRKAAAAAAASPAGLLLQPREDPGTANSVPPRKRILELGHPSKEERLQDGKSKGPADEPAKTVPDKASPQQRREEGDGDGLSCGGGSADAKRCRVDPANFDSLNYAERKGKAAKSSGVKKMGSSEGSGSQGGTSGSGSSGGAAPVKPAVPIKEICVTNGEAPLVAMDESEVIDLTMYD; from the exons ATGAGTAGCTCGCGCTCTCGGgcggctgtggtggacgagggtatTGCCAAGACGGCAGCGAGGGAGTGGGTTGGGTGGGAGGAGGAGGTCGTGCTGGGGCACGACGACGGCGAGAAGCGCAAGGTGTGCTACTACCTCCTCCGCGCGGCACCCCAGGACAGCGGTAAGAGCGAGAGGGATCTGGCGGTGGTGGGTAAGTACTGGGGGCCTGGGAACATAGCCTACTCGGCGGACGTGCAGTTTCTACTGTCCCTCGAGACGGCGCTGGAGTCTGGGTCGGCATTCGCTAGGCTGGTGACGCTGGCGTCGGAGATCACCGGGCTCAGGTGGAAGTCCAGGAGGGAGATCATGGACTGGCTCACCTCGCTCGTCTCAG ATCCTCCATATGGAGCCTTTGGATTGACTTGTCCCGACCACCATGATGGTGGTAGCGCTGCATCTAAG GTTATCCTCGCTACTGCTGGGGAAAACAAAGAAGGGTTCACATGGATATGCAAACTGCCCAATCTTGATCAACGTCGGAAGCATTACAAATCCTTTTGGCGAGGGAGACTGAGAATTTCG GTTCATGATTTTGTGTTCATCAAGGGTGGAGGGAGGGAGAGCCATGTCGCCTATGTGGAAGACATGTACGAGGATGCCAGCGGGAAGAAGATGGTGCTGGCACGATGGTTCGAGGAACAAGACGGTGAGCACGGTGCTGTATTGCCCCCCGATCTTTATCGCATGGAGATCTTCTTTGGCTATGGGCTGCAAGATCTGAGGGTTGAATTTGTGGAGGCGGTGGTTCCAGTCCTGAATCCAGAGCACTTTGAGATGTTCAAGAAAATACATGGAGGGCGCAGTAGCTGGCAGCCCTTTGTATGTCGTCGGCAGATCGAGGATGAGACCGTCGGGCCCTTTGACATCGCACAGCAGCTGCAAGGATATGCAAACCAGGAGATTGTAAAGGCAATTGTTGCCGCATCCTCGTCGACGATGGTGCAGGCCAAGCCACCTAATAACAACAAAGGTAAAGCTGCCATTACTAGCCTGGTCGCCGAGAACCATGCTGGTTCTTCCAGTGCTGCCATTATCAATGACAAAACCATGCAGAAGCATATG cagaagccacCTCCATGCAGTGCAACTCCTTCAAGCACTGTTATCAGTGATAAAACCATGGAGAAGCAGAAGCCCCCCGCATGCAGCGCAACTCCTTCCAGTTCCAGCTCTGTTATGGGTGACAAAGCCATGGAGAAGCAGAAGGAGAAGGAAATGCCCCCTCCATGCAGCGCAGCTCCACACAGTGTCACCATTGGCCAAACCGTCGGAAGCAGTGTCGTTCCCCGCAGCGTGGTGAACTGTCAGGCCACCGCACAGAATCAGCCGCCCCTGAGTGGTACTAGTAATGCAGCAGCCAGTGATGTGTCAACCATGGTGAACCCTGCTGAGAAGATGTTCCAGCCCGGCGTCCGTCTTGAAGCCCTAAGCCAAGACAGCAGCGTGAGGGGCTGTTGGTTCAAATGTGTGGTACTCAAGAGGAACGAGAAAAATGACAAGATCTGGGTGCGTTACCAAGACCTTCGAAAACCCGAGGGCAAAGGACAGCTCAAG GAATGGCTCAAAGTTGCAAGAACTGCGGAGCCTGACCGCCTGGGCATTCGCCTTGCCAAAAGGCCCATGCTCCGCCCACAGCTCCCATCATGCTACAGGAAGATCGAGTCTCCGGTGGATATCGGGGTCATCGTCGACGCGTGGCTGAACGGCGGATGGTGGGAGGGGATCGTGCTGCAGCAGGAGACTGCTGGCCACGTCAAAGTTTATCTCCAAG GGGAGGGGAGACTCGTGGAGTTCAAAGTGGACGCTCTGCGCAAGTCGTTTGAGTGGCGTGAGGAGCAGTGGATGCCTCTGGATGCAAGGCAAGATGTTGCAGCCAAGATAACCCTTGACCTGAAGAAGCGGAaggcggcggccgcggccgcggcaAGCCCAGCAGGACTGCTGCTGCAACCTCGGGAGGATCCTGGAACTGCAAACTCTGTTCCTCCACGGAAGAGGATCCTGGAACTGGGTCACCCTTCCAAGGAAGAAAGGCTGCAGGATGGAAAGAGCAAGGGTCCTGCTGATGAACCTGCCAAGACAGTTCCAGACAAGGCAAGCCCGCAGCAGCGCCGTGAGGAGGGTGATGGAGATGGCCTGTCCTGTGGCGGCGGCTCAGCTGATGCCAAGCGGTGCCGGGTTGATCCTGCAAACTTTGACAGCCTCAACTACGCTGAACGCAAGGGCAAGGCTGCGAAATCTTCTGGCGTCAAGAAAATGGGGTCTTCGGAGGGCAGCGGCAGCCAGGGAGGCACCAGTGGCTCCGGCTCCAGTGGAGGCGCTGCGCCGGTGAAGCCAGCAGTGCCTATTAAGGAGATATGTGTCACCAATGGAGAGGCTCCTCTCGTCGCCATGGACGAATCGGAGGTGATCGATCTGACCATGTATGACTGA